A genomic region of Eucalyptus grandis isolate ANBG69807.140 chromosome 5, ASM1654582v1, whole genome shotgun sequence contains the following coding sequences:
- the LOC104443949 gene encoding dirigent protein 5, which translates to MRNIVARTSSFLVLLLLCTSQFASATRKTLNKEHPCKRFVLYYHDILFDGSDVANATSATIANETKLGDFKFGKLVVFDDPMTKDNHLHSPAVARAQGFYFYDMKSDYNSWFAYTLVFNSTEQKGTLNIMGADIMAAQTRDFSIVGGTGDFFMARGIATIETDTFQGAKYFRLKMDIKLYECY; encoded by the coding sequence ATGAGAAACATTGTTGCGCGCACATCATCCTtccttgtcctcctcctcctatgCACAAGCCAATTCGCATCGGCTACCAGGAAAACCCTCAACAAGGAACACCCGTGCAAGAGGTTTGTCCTCTACTACCACGACATACTCTTTGATGGCAGCGATGTGGCCAACGCGACATCTGCGACTATTGCTAACGAGACCAAGCTTGGCGACTTCAAGTTTGGGAAGCTGGTTGTGTTTGATGACCCAATGACGAAAGATAACCATCTTCACTCCCCAGCAGTCGCTCGAGCTCAGGGCTTCTATTTCTACGACATGAAGAGTGACTACAACTCATGGTTCGCCTATACTTTAGTGTTCAACTCCACTGAACAAAAGGGCACATTGAACATCATGGGTGCAGATATAATGGCAGCTCAAACTAGGGATTTTTCCATTGTGGGCGGCACTGGAGATTTCTTCATGGCAAGAGGAATCGCTACCATTGAGACCGACACTTTTCAAGGAGCCAAGTATTTTCGCCTCAAAATGGACATCAAATTATATGAGTGTTATTAG